In a genomic window of Dyadobacter fermentans DSM 18053:
- a CDS encoding Lrp/AsnC family transcriptional regulator yields MSAIIKLDQIDRKVLEILQTNAKITNAQLSKEIGLSPAPTLERVKKLEQSGIIKSYHAQLEPEKVGLGVSTFVQISLVGHRKAVTESFVEKIHAIPEVIECHHITGTGDFLLRVISKDISTYQKLMLEKINEIEEVASTQTMVILSTFKESKVLPIP; encoded by the coding sequence ATGTCGGCCATTATTAAGTTAGATCAGATAGACCGCAAAGTACTGGAGATTTTACAAACGAACGCGAAGATAACCAACGCTCAATTATCCAAAGAAATAGGCCTTTCACCGGCTCCCACGCTGGAACGCGTGAAAAAACTGGAGCAATCCGGCATCATCAAAAGCTACCATGCGCAGCTCGAACCTGAAAAGGTGGGATTGGGCGTGAGTACTTTTGTGCAGATTTCACTGGTGGGGCACCGCAAGGCTGTTACGGAGTCATTTGTTGAGAAAATTCATGCAATCCCGGAAGTTATTGAATGTCATCACATTACCGGAACAGGAGATTTCCTGCTTCGTGTGATTTCCAAAGATATCAGCACTTACCAGAAGCTGATGCTCGAAAAAATCAATGAAATAGAAGAAGTTGCCAGCACGCAAACGATGGTAATCCTCTCGACATTCAAAGAGAGCAAAGTATTGCCGATACCTTGA
- the fcl gene encoding GDP-L-fucose synthase — protein MEKSAKIYIAGHRGMVGSAILRKLEKEGFNNIITRTSSQLDLRNQADVRAFFEAERPEYIFLAAAKVGGIMANNIYRAEFLNDNLLIQNNVIDSAYRTDAKKLMFLGSSCIYPKLAPQPLQEDSLLTGLLEPTNEPYAIAKIAGIKMCEAYRSQYGCNFISVMPTNLYGPNDNYDLNKSHVLPAMIRKFHEAKEEGKPFVELWGTGSPLREFLHADDLAAACYFLMQNYNEAGFLNIGVGSDVTIKHLAEMIQKVVGYQGEIKWNTEKPDGTPRKLMDVSKLHALGWKHTIDLEEGITKTYQDFLEKIETYAV, from the coding sequence GTGGAAAAAAGCGCTAAAATTTATATTGCCGGGCATCGGGGAATGGTTGGATCTGCTATTCTCAGAAAGTTGGAAAAAGAAGGATTCAACAACATCATCACCAGAACTTCCTCACAGCTCGATCTCCGCAACCAGGCCGATGTGCGGGCATTTTTTGAGGCCGAACGCCCCGAATATATCTTTTTGGCCGCTGCCAAAGTAGGCGGCATTATGGCAAACAATATTTATCGCGCAGAGTTCCTCAATGATAACCTGCTCATCCAGAACAACGTAATCGACAGCGCATACCGCACGGATGCGAAGAAGCTGATGTTCCTCGGATCGAGCTGCATTTACCCGAAACTTGCTCCCCAGCCATTGCAGGAAGATTCGCTGCTGACAGGCCTTTTGGAACCTACCAACGAGCCTTACGCAATTGCGAAAATTGCCGGTATCAAAATGTGCGAAGCTTATCGTTCGCAATATGGCTGCAACTTCATTTCGGTCATGCCAACTAATTTATATGGCCCGAATGATAATTACGATTTAAATAAATCGCACGTGCTGCCAGCGATGATCCGCAAATTCCATGAGGCCAAAGAAGAAGGAAAGCCGTTCGTGGAGCTTTGGGGCACAGGTTCGCCGCTCCGCGAGTTCCTGCACGCCGACGACCTGGCCGCCGCTTGCTATTTCCTGATGCAGAATTACAATGAAGCAGGCTTCCTGAACATCGGTGTAGGCTCCGACGTGACCATCAAACATCTGGCGGAAATGATTCAGAAAGTGGTGGGATACCAGGGCGAAATCAAGTGGAATACAGAAAAACCTGACGGCACGCCGCGGAAATTAATGGACGTGAGCAAGCTCCACGCATTGGGCTGGAAACACACGATCGACCTGGAAGAAGGGATCACGAAAACGTATCAGGATTTTCTTGAAAAAATCGAAACTTACGCCGTGTAA
- a CDS encoding DUF4301 family protein, translating to MFIEKDIQQIKERGSDLSVVEEQVRYFENGFPFLQLSKAATVGDGIIRLTEDEIAQVISEFDKSAADGEIALLKFVPASGAATRMFKSLFGFLQEDKKDKSVEEFFTKLKDFAFYEDLKTCLAADGLDITSVDEKTIASYFLTSKGLGYGELPKGLLKFHNYPERSRTPLEEHLVEGAKYANAGSNVQIHFTVSPEHRDKFEKLVVEVLPSYQTQYGVRYIVSFSEQKSATDTIAVNLDNTPFREKDDSLLFRPAGHGALLDNLGQLDADIIFIKNIDNVVPDRIKGETITYKKALAGTVLKYQKKIFAYLDQLASGADAALLAELDGFFRNELCVVPPAGFESWGDDEKKAYFIGKLDRPLRACGMVKNQGEPGGGPFWAENADGSSSLQIVESAQVDVDNADQNSIFKNSTHFNPVDLVCAVKNKKGELYDLKKFRDPLTGFITGKSKDGKELKAQELPGLWNGSMADWNTLFVEVPLITFNPVKTVNDLLREQHQ from the coding sequence ATGTTTATTGAAAAGGATATTCAACAGATAAAGGAAAGAGGGAGCGATCTGAGCGTCGTAGAAGAGCAAGTACGTTACTTTGAAAACGGCTTCCCGTTTTTGCAATTGTCGAAGGCTGCAACCGTGGGCGACGGCATTATCAGGCTGACGGAAGATGAGATCGCGCAGGTAATCAGTGAGTTCGATAAAAGTGCTGCCGATGGCGAAATTGCACTTTTGAAATTTGTACCCGCTTCGGGCGCTGCTACCCGGATGTTCAAATCGCTTTTCGGGTTTTTGCAGGAGGATAAGAAGGACAAGTCGGTGGAAGAGTTTTTTACGAAGCTGAAAGATTTCGCATTTTACGAGGATTTGAAAACCTGTCTGGCTGCCGACGGTCTGGACATTACGTCGGTCGACGAGAAAACAATTGCCTCTTACTTCCTCACCAGCAAGGGTTTGGGCTACGGAGAGTTGCCGAAAGGCCTTTTGAAATTCCATAATTACCCTGAGCGCTCGCGCACGCCGCTGGAAGAGCACTTGGTTGAAGGCGCCAAATATGCGAATGCGGGCAGCAATGTGCAGATCCACTTCACGGTATCTCCCGAGCACCGCGATAAGTTTGAAAAGCTGGTGGTAGAAGTGCTTCCGAGCTATCAAACGCAATACGGCGTTCGCTACATTGTTTCGTTTTCGGAGCAAAAAAGCGCTACGGACACGATTGCGGTGAACCTGGACAACACGCCTTTCCGCGAAAAAGACGATTCACTTTTGTTCCGCCCCGCAGGCCACGGCGCATTGCTGGACAACCTGGGCCAGCTCGATGCGGATATTATCTTTATTAAAAATATCGACAATGTCGTGCCGGATCGGATTAAGGGTGAGACGATTACCTATAAGAAGGCATTGGCGGGCACAGTATTGAAATACCAAAAGAAAATCTTCGCTTACCTCGATCAACTGGCTTCCGGTGCCGACGCGGCATTGTTGGCGGAGCTCGACGGCTTTTTCCGCAATGAACTTTGCGTGGTGCCGCCGGCCGGTTTTGAGTCGTGGGGCGATGATGAAAAGAAGGCATATTTTATCGGAAAACTGGATCGCCCGTTGCGCGCTTGCGGGATGGTGAAAAACCAGGGTGAGCCGGGTGGCGGACCGTTCTGGGCTGAGAATGCCGATGGATCATCGTCGCTGCAAATCGTGGAATCGGCGCAGGTGGATGTGGATAATGCTGATCAGAACAGCATTTTCAAGAATTCGACGCACTTCAATCCTGTGGACCTGGTGTGTGCGGTGAAGAACAAAAAAGGCGAATTGTATGACCTGAAAAAATTCCGTGATCCGCTAACCGGCTTTATTACAGGCAAATCCAAAGATGGGAAGGAATTGAAAGCGCAGGAGCTGCCAGGTTTGTGGAACGGCTCGATGGCCGACTGGAACACGCTTTTCGTAGAAGTGCCTTTGATTACATTCAACCCTGTGAAAACTGTGAACGACCTGCTTCGCGAGCAGCATCAATAG
- a CDS encoding anthranilate synthase component I family protein codes for MKTLDKTYQITTRHKKLLADTLTPVSIYLKLRDRFVNTILLESSDYHGNENSFTYICCDPIASFKLNNSTVTQQFPDGDIATFELANRKDAVQALYGFAQSFKSEKSKFPFITNGLFGHMTYDAVTYFEDIEIQPTNAETEIDQIFYQVYRYVIAINHFKNELYIFEHQYGETTEEGGIDQIEVLIKNRNFPQYGFSITADETSNVTDDEMRKVIQKGIDHCLRGDVFQIVPSRRFSRQFQGDEFNVYRALRSINPSPYLFYFDYGNYKIFGSSPEKQIFIKNGQAEIHPIAGTFRRTGDDQADAEAAQALLDDPKETAEHVMLVDLARNDLSRSCDAVKVTNYKEVQYYSHVIHLVSKVVGKMNKDVNPLQLVADTFPAGTLSGAPKHNAMKLIDQMENCNRSIYGGAIGFMDFNGDFNHAIAIRTFLSKDNTLFFRAGMGVVAKSNVESELQEINSKLAALRQAIQVAEGL; via the coding sequence ATGAAAACCCTGGACAAGACTTATCAGATCACCACACGCCACAAAAAGCTCCTGGCGGATACATTGACGCCCGTTTCCATTTACCTGAAACTGCGCGACCGTTTCGTCAATACCATCCTGCTCGAAAGCTCGGATTACCACGGCAACGAAAACTCATTTACATACATCTGCTGCGACCCGATCGCTTCTTTCAAACTGAATAACAGCACGGTCACGCAGCAGTTTCCGGACGGCGACATCGCTACTTTTGAGCTTGCCAACCGCAAAGACGCCGTGCAGGCATTGTACGGCTTCGCGCAGAGCTTTAAGTCCGAAAAAAGTAAGTTTCCCTTCATCACCAACGGCCTTTTCGGGCATATGACTTATGACGCGGTGACGTATTTCGAGGATATCGAAATTCAGCCTACGAATGCCGAAACGGAAATCGACCAGATATTCTACCAGGTTTACAGATACGTTATCGCCATTAACCACTTCAAAAACGAGCTTTACATTTTTGAACATCAGTATGGCGAGACCACGGAAGAAGGCGGCATCGACCAGATCGAGGTGTTGATCAAGAACCGGAACTTCCCGCAGTATGGTTTCAGCATTACCGCCGATGAGACTTCCAACGTGACCGACGACGAAATGCGGAAAGTGATCCAGAAAGGCATCGATCACTGCCTCCGTGGGGATGTATTCCAAATCGTGCCTTCGCGCAGGTTCAGCCGCCAATTTCAGGGCGACGAATTCAATGTTTACCGTGCATTGCGTTCCATCAATCCTTCGCCTTACCTCTTCTACTTCGATTACGGCAATTACAAGATCTTCGGATCGTCTCCCGAAAAACAGATTTTTATCAAGAACGGCCAGGCCGAAATTCACCCCATTGCCGGCACATTCCGCCGCACGGGCGACGACCAGGCTGATGCAGAAGCCGCACAAGCCCTGCTGGACGACCCCAAAGAGACCGCTGAGCACGTGATGTTGGTCGATCTGGCACGGAATGACCTGAGCCGCAGCTGCGACGCCGTAAAAGTCACAAATTACAAGGAAGTTCAATACTACTCGCACGTGATCCACCTCGTGTCGAAGGTGGTGGGGAAAATGAACAAGGACGTCAATCCATTGCAACTGGTAGCGGACACTTTTCCTGCGGGCACATTATCCGGCGCACCGAAGCATAATGCGATGAAGCTCATCGACCAGATGGAGAACTGCAACCGCAGCATTTATGGCGGAGCCATCGGTTTTATGGACTTCAATGGGGATTTCAACCACGCCATTGCCATCCGTACGTTCCTCAGCAAGGATAACACGCTTTTCTTCCGCGCCGGAATGGGCGTGGTCGCCAAATCGAATGTCGAAAGCGAATTGCAGGAGATTAACAGCAAGCTGGCCGCATTGCGCCAGGCCATTCAAGTTGCAGAAGGACTTTAA
- a CDS encoding ATP-dependent helicase — protein sequence MEKHTTLNHNDYLSTLNEPQREAVLHGNGPLMIIAGAGSGKTRVLTYRIARLIETGVDPFRILSLTFTNKASGEMRSRIEGAVGTEARNIWMGTFHSVFAKILRIEARYLGYTSDFSIYDTDDSKSLLRSIIKEYNLDDKVYKANVVFNRISGAKNRLISADDYINNAIIQQDDEAAKMKEIGRLYKTYATRCFQANAMDFDDLLFNTNVLFRDFPDVLYKYQHKFQHVMVDEFQDTNVSQYLITRKLSAVHRNIVVVGDDAQSIYAFRGANIENILNFEKDFPDVRVIKLEQNYRSTSTIVNAANSVIARNKSQLEKHTFTSNEEGSLIDVIKAGSDNEEGRLIATAIFEEKMQKALRNEHFAILYRTNAQSRSFEEALRKLGIKYRIVGGQSFYQRKEIKDLLAYLRFTVNQRDEEAFKRIINLPKRGIGDTTVAKIAVTASENNVAIWDVVANINQYGTGRTIAPIEGFGTLIKSFKILVEEGKDAYEISSHIAKASGILRELYEDKTVEGLSRYENVQELLNGIKEFVDSDETEDKSLSAFLQSVSLLTNADEPDDNNDHDRVTMMTIHSAKGLEFRNVFIVGLEEDLFPSQMMLESRQDLEEERRLFYVAITRAEKKLSFSYAESRYQWGRLKMCEPSRFLLEVEQKYLNVNKMVQSALERDTTPPVTTFARNLVQRKTEAKPAVTAATSHVPSADFVPTDTFDLAEGDKVEHLKFGFGVVTKMDVNGTDRKATVKFDLVGEKTLLLSFAKLRVMK from the coding sequence TTGGAAAAGCATACAACTTTGAACCACAACGATTATCTATCGACCTTGAATGAGCCTCAACGGGAGGCTGTGCTGCACGGAAATGGCCCTTTGATGATCATTGCGGGCGCGGGTTCGGGGAAAACGAGGGTACTTACCTACCGCATTGCGCGGCTGATCGAGACGGGTGTCGACCCATTCCGCATTTTGTCCCTGACATTTACCAATAAAGCATCCGGCGAAATGCGCAGCCGCATCGAAGGCGCCGTCGGTACCGAGGCGCGGAACATCTGGATGGGTACTTTTCACTCCGTTTTCGCCAAGATACTGCGCATCGAAGCCCGCTACCTGGGCTATACCAGCGATTTCTCTATTTATGATACCGACGATTCGAAGTCGTTACTGAGAAGTATTATCAAAGAATATAACCTCGACGACAAGGTTTATAAGGCCAATGTAGTTTTCAACCGGATCTCCGGAGCGAAGAACCGGCTCATTTCGGCAGACGACTACATTAATAATGCAATCATCCAGCAGGACGATGAAGCGGCGAAGATGAAGGAAATCGGCAGGCTGTACAAAACGTACGCGACGCGCTGTTTCCAGGCCAATGCCATGGATTTCGACGACCTGCTTTTCAATACCAACGTCCTTTTCCGCGATTTTCCCGACGTATTATATAAGTACCAGCACAAGTTTCAGCATGTGATGGTGGATGAGTTTCAGGATACGAACGTATCTCAATATCTCATTACCAGGAAATTATCCGCTGTGCACCGGAATATCGTCGTCGTGGGTGACGATGCGCAGAGTATATACGCATTCCGCGGCGCGAACATCGAGAATATCCTCAATTTTGAAAAGGACTTCCCGGATGTGCGCGTGATCAAGCTGGAACAGAATTACCGCTCGACCAGCACGATCGTGAATGCAGCCAATTCGGTGATCGCCCGCAACAAGTCGCAGCTCGAAAAACATACATTTACTTCCAACGAAGAAGGTTCGCTGATCGACGTGATCAAGGCGGGTTCGGACAATGAGGAAGGCCGCCTCATCGCGACGGCGATTTTTGAAGAAAAAATGCAGAAAGCGCTGCGTAATGAGCATTTCGCCATTTTGTACCGCACCAATGCACAGTCGCGCTCATTTGAAGAAGCGCTCCGGAAGCTCGGCATTAAGTACCGCATTGTTGGTGGCCAGTCATTTTACCAAAGGAAAGAAATCAAGGATTTGCTTGCTTACCTGCGGTTTACAGTGAACCAGCGGGACGAAGAAGCTTTCAAACGGATTATTAATTTACCCAAAAGAGGCATCGGCGACACCACCGTGGCCAAAATCGCGGTGACTGCTTCCGAAAACAATGTGGCGATCTGGGATGTGGTGGCCAATATCAATCAATATGGTACCGGTCGCACTATCGCACCCATCGAAGGCTTTGGGACGCTGATCAAGAGTTTCAAAATTTTGGTCGAAGAAGGCAAGGACGCCTATGAAATTTCTTCCCACATTGCCAAAGCATCCGGCATTTTGCGTGAATTGTATGAAGATAAGACCGTGGAAGGCCTTTCGCGCTACGAAAACGTGCAGGAATTGCTGAACGGGATCAAGGAATTTGTCGATAGCGATGAAACGGAGGATAAATCATTGAGTGCGTTCCTTCAATCGGTGTCGCTGTTGACGAATGCGGATGAGCCGGATGATAATAATGACCACGACCGGGTGACGATGATGACCATTCACTCGGCTAAGGGTCTGGAATTCAGGAATGTATTTATTGTGGGCCTGGAAGAAGACCTTTTCCCGAGCCAGATGATGCTCGAAAGCCGGCAAGATTTGGAAGAAGAAAGGAGGCTTTTCTACGTGGCGATCACGCGTGCGGAAAAGAAGCTCTCATTCTCCTACGCCGAGAGCCGTTACCAGTGGGGCCGCCTGAAAATGTGCGAGCCGAGCCGGTTCCTGCTCGAAGTGGAACAGAAGTATTTGAACGTGAATAAAATGGTGCAAAGTGCCCTCGAACGCGACACGACGCCTCCTGTGACGACATTTGCCCGCAACCTGGTGCAGCGCAAAACAGAGGCCAAACCGGCAGTAACCGCCGCGACAAGCCACGTTCCTTCGGCCGATTTCGTGCCTACCGACACGTTCGATCTGGCGGAAGGCGACAAGGTGGAGCATTTGAAATTCGGTTTCGGGGTGGTGACCAAAATGGACGTCAATGGTACCGACCGGAAAGCGACCGTCAAATTCGATCTCGTCGGTGAAAAAACGCTGCTCCTTAGCTTTGCAAAACTTCGGGTGATGAAATAA
- the trpD gene encoding anthranilate phosphoribosyltransferase, translating to MKHILSHLFEYKVLDKAQAKDVLMGIGTGRYSNSEIASFLTTYAMRSITVEELEGFRDGLLELCLSVDLSAYDPIDVCGTGGDGKDTFNISTLSCFVVAGAGQRVAKHGNHGVSSLVGSSTVLEYLGAKFTNDKDYLERKIDQAGVCFLHAPLFHPAMKNVAPVRKELGVKTFFNMLGPMVNPVSPKKQLVGVFSLELARLFAYLYQQTDKQFLVLHALDGYDEVSLTGAFKIITARSEQVLTPSHLGLQTLRADDLSGGETIEESARIFMNVLNDTATPSQKQAVLANAAMALYCANPAWSLTDAVETARESLESKKALAAFKKLIEE from the coding sequence ATGAAACACATTCTTAGCCATCTTTTTGAATACAAAGTCCTTGACAAGGCGCAAGCCAAAGACGTATTAATGGGCATTGGAACCGGCAGGTATTCCAATTCAGAAATTGCCTCTTTTTTAACTACTTATGCCATGCGTAGCATTACTGTGGAAGAGCTGGAAGGCTTCCGCGACGGCTTGCTGGAGCTATGCCTTTCGGTGGACCTGTCGGCGTATGATCCGATCGACGTTTGCGGCACGGGCGGTGATGGCAAGGACACATTCAATATTTCGACGCTCTCGTGCTTTGTAGTGGCGGGAGCGGGGCAAAGGGTGGCAAAGCATGGCAACCACGGCGTGTCGTCGCTCGTGGGGTCGTCGACGGTGCTGGAGTACCTGGGCGCAAAGTTCACCAATGACAAAGATTACCTCGAACGGAAGATCGACCAGGCGGGCGTGTGCTTTCTGCATGCCCCTCTGTTCCATCCGGCGATGAAGAATGTGGCGCCGGTACGGAAGGAATTGGGGGTGAAAACGTTCTTCAATATGCTGGGCCCGATGGTGAATCCTGTATCCCCGAAAAAACAGCTTGTGGGCGTATTCAGTCTTGAATTAGCGCGTCTTTTTGCTTATCTTTACCAACAAACGGATAAGCAATTTCTGGTTCTTCACGCATTAGACGGTTACGACGAAGTGTCATTGACAGGTGCTTTTAAAATTATAACCGCTCGTTCCGAGCAAGTTCTTACCCCCTCTCATTTAGGGCTTCAAACTTTGCGCGCCGACGATTTATCAGGCGGCGAAACAATCGAAGAGTCGGCCCGGATTTTTATGAATGTTTTGAACGACACGGCCACGCCTTCGCAAAAGCAAGCGGTGCTGGCCAATGCGGCGATGGCGCTCTATTGTGCCAATCCGGCATGGTCGCTGACCGACGCGGTGGAAACCGCGCGGGAATCGCTTGAAAGCAAAAAAGCTTTGGCGGCGTTCAAAAAATTGATCGAAGAATAG
- the trpC gene encoding indole-3-glycerol phosphate synthase TrpC: MNILEKIIARKQEEISESKKHRTISDLEKEPLFSRPTTSLAAALRSSTTPRIISEFKRKSPSKGVINGDVQPQIVTRDYVNAGAVGLSVLTDTDFFGGSFADFLAAREANPLIPMLRKDFIVDEYQLFEAKSIGADVILLIAANLTPSEIAHLSRRAHDLGLEVLLEVHNAEELAVSTGEHIDIVGVNNRNLKTFETSIETSIELSELIPDQFVKISESGLQDAETIVKLFQYGYKGFLIGETFMKTANPGAALAGLQQDLTQHSNLNPLVL; encoded by the coding sequence ATGAATATTTTAGAAAAAATTATCGCCCGCAAGCAGGAAGAAATCAGCGAGTCGAAAAAGCACAGAACCATTTCCGATCTGGAAAAGGAGCCATTGTTCTCGCGCCCAACTACTTCGCTCGCCGCGGCACTAAGATCATCTACCACGCCCCGCATTATCTCGGAATTTAAAAGGAAATCCCCTTCGAAAGGCGTTATCAATGGCGACGTACAGCCACAGATCGTGACCCGGGATTATGTGAATGCAGGGGCCGTGGGTCTTTCAGTACTAACCGATACCGACTTTTTCGGCGGTTCGTTTGCCGATTTCCTCGCAGCGCGGGAAGCCAATCCGCTGATCCCGATGCTCCGGAAGGATTTCATCGTGGACGAATACCAGCTTTTCGAAGCCAAATCCATCGGCGCGGACGTGATCCTGCTCATCGCAGCAAACCTCACGCCTTCGGAAATCGCCCATTTGAGCCGCAGGGCGCACGATCTCGGGCTGGAAGTGCTGCTGGAAGTGCATAATGCGGAAGAACTGGCTGTAAGTACCGGCGAGCATATCGACATTGTAGGTGTGAACAACCGCAATCTCAAAACTTTTGAAACCTCCATTGAAACGTCGATCGAGCTTAGCGAGCTCATCCCCGATCAGTTTGTAAAGATTTCAGAAAGCGGCTTGCAGGACGCCGAAACCATCGTGAAGCTGTTCCAATACGGCTATAAGGGATTTTTGATAGGAGAAACATTTATGAAAACCGCGAACCCGGGCGCCGCACTTGCTGGTTTGCAACAAGATTTAACTCAACATAGCAATTTAAATCCTCTGGTTCTATGA
- a CDS encoding anthranilate synthase component II has product MKILVLDNYDSFTYNLVYILRELHDQVDIYRNDKIALEDVGNYDKILLSPGPGIPSEAGIMHDVIREYGASKSILGICLGHQGIGEVYGAQLENMTDVLHGIADTAIVTDASDRIFKGLPSEIKVGRYHSWTVIPETFTDDLAITAVDEKGRVMGLSHKKFDVKGLQFHPESVLTEHGKEMLQNWLQI; this is encoded by the coding sequence ATGAAAATATTAGTGCTCGACAATTACGATTCTTTCACCTACAACCTTGTGTATATCCTCCGCGAGCTGCACGACCAGGTGGACATTTACCGGAACGATAAAATCGCGCTGGAAGACGTCGGCAATTACGACAAGATACTGCTCTCGCCGGGTCCGGGCATTCCTTCCGAGGCGGGCATTATGCACGATGTCATCCGCGAATACGGTGCTTCGAAAAGCATTCTGGGAATCTGCCTCGGCCACCAGGGGATAGGAGAGGTGTACGGCGCCCAGTTGGAGAATATGACCGACGTGCTGCACGGCATTGCCGACACGGCCATCGTAACAGACGCCAGTGACCGCATCTTCAAAGGGCTGCCGTCCGAGATCAAAGTTGGCCGGTACCACTCCTGGACGGTAATCCCGGAGACGTTTACGGACGATCTCGCCATTACCGCAGTGGACGAAAAAGGGCGTGTAATGGGCCTTTCGCACAAGAAATTTGATGTAAAAGGGCTTCAATTCCACCCGGAATCGGTTTTGACCGAGCATGGAAAGGAAATGCTGCAAAACTGGTTGCAGATCTGA
- a CDS encoding phosphoribosylanthranilate isomerase, with protein sequence MKIKVCGLRQQGNIEQVVALQPNFIGFIFYDKSPRFVGEELDEEYIRSIPQNIKKVGVFVNANPGHILNMVKKYDLQYVQLHGNEIPDICRSIRQKGVSVIKAFSIDEKFNFAMLNNYKSFCDLFLFDTKGDQPGGNGTAFDWKLLGKYDNEKPFLLSGGIGLENIEEIITLSQTLPIYGIDVNSKFETEPGVKDIAKLEELFSLLRVKEQEEAEA encoded by the coding sequence ATGAAAATTAAAGTTTGCGGATTGCGCCAGCAAGGCAACATCGAGCAGGTAGTGGCCTTACAACCCAACTTTATAGGGTTTATTTTCTATGACAAGTCGCCGCGCTTCGTAGGTGAGGAACTGGACGAGGAATATATCCGCAGCATCCCTCAAAACATCAAGAAAGTAGGTGTGTTTGTAAATGCAAACCCTGGCCACATTTTGAATATGGTCAAAAAATACGACCTGCAATATGTGCAGCTGCACGGCAACGAAATTCCCGACATTTGCCGGAGCATCCGCCAGAAGGGCGTAAGCGTGATCAAGGCGTTCTCGATCGACGAGAAATTCAATTTTGCCATGCTGAACAATTATAAGTCCTTTTGCGACCTGTTTTTGTTTGATACAAAAGGCGATCAGCCGGGCGGCAACGGTACGGCATTCGACTGGAAACTTTTGGGCAAATACGATAACGAAAAGCCATTCCTCCTCAGCGGCGGCATCGGCCTCGAAAACATCGAAGAGATTATCACATTATCCCAGACACTCCCCATTTACGGCATCGACGTCAACAGCAAGTTTGAAACCGAGCCAGGCGTGAAGGACATTGCCAAGCTGGAAGAGTTATTTAGTTTACTTCGCGTAAAAGAACAAGAAGAAGCGGAAGCTTAA